A genome region from Stenotrophomonas maltophilia includes the following:
- a CDS encoding MFS transporter, giving the protein MKHTTRWSQFGVLITVFFFWGFVAASNGILIPVFKKAFHLSQAQSMYVAMAFYVAYTAGSLIYIAISRAIGNDLLHRVGYRNGICLGLLVSALGALLFYPAANTGSFALMLSGLFIVGLGFSLQQIAANTLAVIMGDPATGSQRLTMAGGVNNLGATVGPLLVSIAIFGSVSAGNTEASIESVKTPYLVLGAAFVLVAVLLRFSSVPNHVELRATVPAAATGTNHQADRGSALSYPQLAMGMIAIFLYVGVEVSTIDNLPAYLEQPLSKGGLGLETSVIAPFVSLYWASLMIGRWGGAAGAFDVRAGAQRLLMLVLPFIAFAIYLAVNAISGHNSAQFFHYAPVIALMIIATLASKGNPSRMLLYFAVCGIGAQLVGMFTTGMTSVIAFISVGLFCSTMWPCIFTLAITGLGRHTNQASSLLIMMIMGGGIVSWAQGALADKVGVHYSFIIGVLCFCYLAFYAWAAGRTLRRQGVDLERLATEGGH; this is encoded by the coding sequence ATGAAACACACAACCCGCTGGTCGCAGTTCGGTGTACTCATCACCGTCTTTTTCTTCTGGGGTTTCGTCGCTGCAAGCAACGGCATCCTCATTCCGGTGTTCAAGAAAGCGTTCCATCTCAGCCAGGCGCAGAGCATGTACGTGGCGATGGCGTTCTACGTTGCCTACACCGCCGGTTCGCTGATCTACATCGCCATCTCCCGCGCCATCGGCAACGACCTGCTGCATCGGGTGGGCTATCGCAACGGTATCTGCCTTGGCCTGCTGGTGTCGGCACTCGGTGCCCTGCTCTTCTATCCGGCGGCCAATACCGGCTCGTTTGCACTGATGCTGTCCGGCCTGTTCATCGTGGGCCTGGGCTTCTCGCTCCAGCAGATCGCAGCCAATACGCTGGCGGTGATCATGGGTGATCCGGCCACCGGATCGCAGCGCCTGACCATGGCCGGCGGTGTCAACAACCTGGGCGCAACGGTAGGCCCACTGCTGGTGAGCATTGCCATCTTTGGCAGCGTGTCAGCGGGCAACACAGAGGCGAGCATCGAGAGCGTAAAGACCCCATACCTGGTGCTGGGCGCCGCCTTCGTACTGGTCGCCGTACTGCTGCGGTTCTCGAGCGTGCCCAATCATGTCGAGCTGCGCGCCACGGTCCCCGCAGCTGCGACCGGGACGAATCACCAGGCTGATCGCGGATCTGCGCTCTCCTACCCGCAGCTGGCGATGGGCATGATCGCGATCTTCCTCTACGTCGGCGTGGAGGTGTCGACCATCGACAATCTTCCAGCCTACCTTGAGCAACCCCTGAGCAAGGGTGGTCTAGGCCTGGAAACCTCCGTGATCGCCCCGTTCGTGTCGCTGTACTGGGCCAGCCTGATGATCGGTCGCTGGGGAGGGGCCGCCGGAGCCTTCGACGTGCGCGCAGGCGCGCAGAGGCTGCTGATGCTGGTGTTGCCGTTCATTGCATTTGCGATCTACCTTGCCGTCAACGCGATCTCTGGCCACAACTCCGCACAGTTCTTCCACTACGCACCGGTGATCGCCCTGATGATCATCGCCACCCTGGCCAGCAAGGGCAATCCATCGCGCATGCTGCTGTACTTTGCCGTGTGTGGCATCGGGGCGCAGCTGGTCGGCATGTTCACCACCGGGATGACCAGTGTGATCGCCTTCATCAGTGTGGGGCTGTTCTGCAGCACGATGTGGCCCTGCATTTTCACCCTGGCAATCACGGGCCTGGGCCGCCACACCAACCAGGCAAGCAGCCTGCTGATCATGATGATCATGGGCGGCGGCATCGTCAGTTGGGCGCAGGGGGCACTGGCCGACAAGGTCGGCGTGCACTACAGCTTCATCATTGGCGTGCTGTGTTTCTGCTATCTGGCGTTCTACGCGTGGGCGGCCGGCCGTACGCTGCGTCGCCAGGGCGTGGATCTGGAGCGATTGGCCACCGAAGGCGGCCACTGA
- a CDS encoding glycoside hydrolase family 3 protein, which translates to MNIRHSDRAKRNPVFRPHRLMLAAALAMALVPAAGAAPAPVNDAGTITPAHWPRATWPLADDPAMERRIDALIASMTLEEKVGQIVQGDIASITPDDVRRYRLGSILAGGASDPGGRYNAKPAEWLALADAFWEASMDTRNGGKAIPIVWGIDAMHGQSNVVGATLFPHNIGLGAARNPELLREIARITAAETRVTGMEWTFAPTVAVPQDDRWGRTYEGYSEDPALVASYAGAFVEGLQGKAGAADFLDDHHVMTTVKHFLGDGGTGNGKDQGNTTVSEAALRDIHAAGYLPAINAGAQSVMASFNSFHGEKMHGHKPLLTDVLKGRMGFGGFVVGDWNGHGQIKGCSNTDCAKTYVAGLDMAMAPDSWKGMYESTLAHVKDGTLPEARLDDAVRRILRVKMRMGLFDKPKPSERALGGKFELLGAPAHRQVARQAVRESLVLLKNQNQLLPLSPKQRVLVAGDGANDMSRQAGGWTLSWQGDGTRREDFPNAETIWEGLQAQVKSGGGQAELAIDGRYRNRPDVAIVVFGEDPYAEFQGDLPNLMFKNGKSGDLELMRRLKADGIPVVGVFLSGRPLWLNREINAADAFVAAWLPGSEGGGVADVLLRGGDGRVQHDFRGKLSYSWPRRANQYENNVGQKDYDPQFAFGYGLTYADKGNLPALSEDPGIDPDAAGSGTLFERGVAGTGLMLRLTAANGESTDVVHPNATTADQSLAMVAINTDVQEGARQFSFRAPATVALQANTPLDWSRETNGELSVVATVRVEQLPAASAVTLGTACGAACSAEVALGPALSAAPRNEWLRLGVPLKCLAKAGADMSRLSVPFALRAGKGTTLAITSVVLGTEFDRKVECATQ; encoded by the coding sequence ATGAACATCCGTCATTCCGATCGTGCGAAGCGCAACCCCGTGTTCCGTCCCCACCGCCTGATGCTGGCTGCGGCGCTTGCCATGGCGCTGGTACCTGCGGCCGGTGCGGCCCCTGCCCCGGTGAACGACGCAGGCACCATCACGCCCGCGCACTGGCCCAGGGCAACCTGGCCGCTGGCCGACGATCCGGCCATGGAACGACGCATCGACGCGCTGATCGCATCAATGACGCTGGAAGAAAAGGTCGGCCAGATCGTGCAGGGTGATATCGCCAGCATCACGCCCGATGACGTGCGCAGATATCGATTGGGTTCAATACTGGCAGGCGGCGCATCCGACCCAGGTGGCCGCTACAACGCAAAGCCCGCCGAATGGCTTGCGCTGGCCGACGCGTTCTGGGAAGCCTCGATGGACACGCGCAACGGTGGCAAGGCCATTCCCATCGTCTGGGGCATTGATGCGATGCATGGCCAGAGCAACGTGGTGGGTGCCACTCTGTTCCCGCACAACATCGGCCTGGGCGCAGCGCGCAACCCGGAATTGCTGCGCGAGATCGCAAGGATCACCGCGGCCGAAACCCGCGTGACCGGCATGGAATGGACCTTCGCGCCGACCGTGGCCGTCCCGCAGGACGACCGCTGGGGGCGCACGTACGAGGGCTACTCGGAAGATCCGGCACTGGTGGCCAGCTATGCAGGGGCCTTCGTCGAGGGCCTGCAGGGCAAGGCGGGGGCCGCGGACTTCCTCGACGACCACCACGTGATGACCACGGTCAAGCATTTCCTCGGCGATGGCGGCACGGGCAACGGCAAGGACCAGGGCAACACCACGGTCAGCGAGGCCGCATTGCGTGACATCCATGCCGCTGGATACCTGCCGGCGATCAATGCGGGCGCGCAGTCGGTGATGGCGTCGTTCAACAGCTTCCATGGCGAGAAGATGCACGGGCACAAGCCACTGTTGACCGATGTGCTGAAGGGCCGGATGGGTTTCGGCGGCTTCGTGGTCGGTGACTGGAACGGCCATGGCCAGATCAAGGGCTGCAGCAACACCGACTGCGCGAAGACCTACGTCGCCGGCCTGGACATGGCCATGGCACCGGACAGCTGGAAGGGGATGTATGAGAGCACGCTGGCCCACGTGAAGGACGGCACCCTGCCGGAGGCGCGGCTGGACGATGCCGTCCGCCGCATCCTGCGGGTGAAGATGCGCATGGGCCTGTTCGACAAGCCCAAGCCCTCCGAGCGCGCATTGGGCGGCAAGTTCGAGCTGCTCGGGGCGCCGGCGCATCGCCAGGTGGCGCGGCAGGCCGTGCGTGAATCGCTGGTGCTGCTCAAGAACCAGAACCAGCTGCTGCCACTCTCGCCGAAACAGCGGGTATTGGTTGCGGGCGATGGCGCCAACGACATGAGCCGTCAGGCGGGCGGCTGGACGCTCAGCTGGCAGGGCGACGGCACGCGTCGCGAGGACTTCCCGAATGCGGAAACGATCTGGGAAGGTCTGCAGGCACAGGTCAAGTCGGGCGGCGGCCAGGCCGAACTGGCCATCGATGGCCGTTACCGCAATCGCCCCGATGTAGCCATCGTGGTGTTTGGCGAAGATCCCTACGCCGAATTTCAGGGCGACTTGCCCAACCTGATGTTCAAGAACGGCAAGTCCGGAGACCTGGAGCTGATGCGACGCCTGAAGGCAGACGGCATTCCGGTCGTGGGGGTGTTCCTGAGTGGGCGCCCGCTGTGGCTGAACCGCGAAATCAACGCCGCCGATGCCTTCGTGGCTGCGTGGCTGCCGGGCTCGGAAGGTGGGGGCGTGGCCGATGTGCTGCTGCGCGGCGGCGATGGGCGCGTGCAACACGACTTCCGCGGAAAGCTGAGCTACTCCTGGCCACGCCGCGCCAACCAGTACGAGAACAACGTGGGGCAGAAGGACTACGACCCGCAGTTCGCCTTCGGATACGGCCTGACCTATGCCGACAAGGGAAATCTACCTGCGCTTTCCGAGGACCCCGGCATTGATCCGGACGCCGCGGGTAGCGGCACCCTGTTCGAGCGTGGTGTGGCCGGCACCGGCCTGATGCTTCGCCTGACTGCCGCCAATGGCGAATCGACCGATGTCGTGCATCCCAATGCAACCACTGCCGACCAGTCACTGGCGATGGTCGCGATCAACACCGATGTGCAGGAGGGCGCACGCCAGTTCAGTTTCCGGGCGCCGGCCACGGTGGCCTTGCAGGCCAATACTCCGCTGGACTGGTCGCGCGAGACCAACGGCGAGCTCTCCGTGGTAGCGACCGTGCGTGTCGAGCAGCTCCCTGCGGCATCCGCAGTGACACTGGGTACCGCCTGCGGGGCGGCGTGTTCTGCCGAGGTTGCGCTGGGCCCTGCGCTGTCGGCAGCGCCGCGGAATGAGTGGCTCAGGTTGGGCGTTCCCCTCAAATGCCTGGCCAAGGCCGGGGCAGACATGAGCCGCTTGAGCGTACCGTTTGCACTGCGCGCCGGAAAGGGCACAACGCTTGCGATCACCTCTGTCGTACTGGGCACCGAGTTCGATCGCAAGGTGGAGTGCGCGACGCAGTAG
- a CDS encoding LacI family DNA-binding transcriptional regulator → MPGAEQVLAGRPGRVRIEDVAATAGVSMKTVSRVLNNEPNVSKSTRARVEAAVEKLRYRPLPSARVLAGRRSYLIAMLFDNPSSNYLMEIEMGVLDACMEQHYNLMLAPLIYDAADIVEKVESLIMQSQLDGVVLTPPLTDDTALLERLVDLGIPYSSISAKEQNRNVGVVVDEIGAVVALIAHLASLGHTRIAHIKGHAAHGASMWRLAGYREGLRRAGLRYDPSLVLEGEFSYESGYIGANALLDRPDRPTAIFAANDDMAAGVICAVFEHGLTVPSDISVCGFDDTPIARQIYPALTTVCQPTREMGRRAAMELIKEVRELGSGGVVDIAYALQVRRSTGPARHD, encoded by the coding sequence ATGCCGGGAGCTGAGCAGGTGCTCGCAGGCAGGCCGGGACGCGTGCGGATCGAGGATGTCGCGGCAACGGCCGGGGTCTCGATGAAGACCGTCTCGCGGGTGCTCAACAACGAGCCGAACGTCTCCAAGAGCACCCGGGCCCGGGTGGAGGCGGCGGTGGAAAAACTGCGCTACCGCCCCTTGCCCTCGGCACGGGTCCTCGCTGGCCGGCGCTCCTACCTCATTGCGATGCTCTTCGATAACCCGTCCTCGAACTATCTGATGGAGATCGAGATGGGGGTGCTGGACGCGTGCATGGAACAGCACTACAACCTGATGCTCGCTCCGCTGATCTACGATGCGGCCGATATCGTGGAAAAGGTCGAGTCATTGATCATGCAGTCGCAGCTCGACGGCGTGGTGCTGACGCCGCCGCTGACAGACGACACCGCCCTGCTGGAACGCCTGGTCGACCTGGGCATCCCGTATTCCAGCATTTCGGCGAAGGAACAGAACCGGAACGTGGGCGTCGTCGTGGATGAAATCGGCGCGGTGGTGGCGCTGATCGCACACCTGGCCTCGCTGGGCCATACCCGTATCGCCCATATCAAGGGACACGCCGCGCATGGCGCAAGCATGTGGCGCCTGGCAGGCTATCGCGAAGGCCTGCGCAGGGCAGGCCTGCGCTACGACCCCAGCCTGGTCCTGGAAGGCGAGTTCTCATACGAATCCGGCTACATCGGCGCCAACGCGCTGCTTGATCGGCCTGATCGGCCGACCGCCATCTTCGCCGCCAACGACGATATGGCGGCAGGCGTCATCTGTGCGGTGTTCGAACACGGCCTAACGGTGCCATCCGACATCTCGGTCTGCGGTTTCGATGACACGCCGATCGCCCGCCAGATCTATCCGGCACTGACCACCGTCTGCCAGCCCACCCGTGAGATGGGCCGGCGCGCGGCCATGGAGCTGATCAAGGAAGTGCGCGAGCTCGGCAGCGGTGGCGTGGTCGATATTGCTTATGCCTTGCAGGTCCGGCGATCCACGGGACCGGCCCGTCACGATTGA